Below is a genomic region from Paraburkholderia sp. BL23I1N1.
ACGATGTCTGCATCTGCGGCATGTACAGCCGTTCGACGAAGTTGTCTTCGCGGTCCAGATAGATGCGCTCGCCTGACGTCACGCCAGGAGGGTTCGGCAATGCGACGCCGCCGAACTGGAGCGCATCCAGCACATCCGGCTGAAGCACCACGCCGCCACCACGGCTTTCCAGCTCATTCGGCGATGTTTCGAACACCTCGACCTGCCAGCCGGCCGCCCGCAAGGTGGTGGCCGAGAGCAGTCCGCCGAGCGAGCCGCCGACTATGATCGCGCGGGGTTTTTCAAGGGACCTCATGCTGCGCTCCTTTGCCCTGCGGACCGCAGGGCGCTGGCGAAGACGACGGGCGGCTGCGCGCCGCTGATGACACGGTCGTCTATCGGAATGGTGGGTACTGCCTGAATGCCGAGCCTGTCGGCGCGAGCACGCGCTGCGTCGATCTCCTGATTGCCGACGGCGGACAGCAGACGATGCGCGAGACGTGTATTCGGCGTGCGCAGCACTTTGTCGTAATTGACCTCGACCTGAACGGCTTGCATGTTGCACCCCTCACTAGATAACGGATGCAGCTTATGCGTTGCGTTGAATTTATAGAATGAGTCTAAAATGCAAGCGAGTGTTGCGTTTTTCGCAATCAAACCGTCAATAAGACCAATCATGGACAAAATCCTCGCCCTGAATACGCTGCTGGAAGTGGCCGATGCCGGCGGCTTTTCAAAGGCCGCACAACGTCTTGGGGTGGCCACCTCATCGGTTACGCGGTTGATGGACTCGCTGGAGGCCTCCTTGGGTACCGCGCTGCTGACCCGCACACCGAGAAAGGTCAGCCTCACGGACGCCGGTATTACGTACGTCGAGCAGGTCGGCAAGGTGCTCGACGATCTGGCCGAGGCGGACGAGAGCGTCTTCGACAGTGGCGCCTCGCCGGTCGGTTCGCTCAGAATTTCGGTACCGTCCACTTACAGCCGCTTGCGGCTCGCACCGCACCTGGCGGCGTTCCTTGCCGACAATCCACGCGTGTTTCTCGACGTCGTCGTGGCCGATCACTTTGCCGATCTCGCGCTGGACCGGATCGACGTCGCGATCCGGATCGGCCTGCCCGATCGCGACGCCAACCTGATCGCCAGAAAGCTGGCGAACAATCTGCGCTACGTCGTGGCGAGCTACGACTACCTGGAGCGCAGCGGCACGCCTCAGACACCGCAAGCGCTCGATGCCCACGAGTGTCTTCGTGTCGCGTACGGCGGCGGCTATCGCGCTCGCCAGGTGTGGACCTTCCGCCGGGGAAGTGCCGAAACGCACGGCGAACAGCGAGGCGAACAGCAAGTCGAACAAAGCGTCGAGGTGCGCGGCCATCTGCTGTCGAACAGTCTCGACATCCTGCTCGAGGCTGCGATGGCGGGACGCGGCATCGCCTTGCTGCCCGAATGGCTGGCCGGCCCCGAGATTCGCGCGGGACGCCTGATGCGTCTCTTCGAGAACTTCGATGCGAGTCCCCACCAAAGCGATGCCGTGATCTATGCCGCGTATCTGCCCAATCGCCGTCACTCCAGCAAAGTGCGCGCGCTCGTTCAGTTTCTCGAAGCACGGCTGCACACTTCACCCGAAGGTTGAGCGGCGGCGCGCCCACGGCTCACAAGCGTGCTCACTTCAAGGTTCAAAGATCAAGACTCAAGGTGCCCGCCCGCTCAGGCAGCCTTAAGCGTTGCGCCCGGATTCGAACAGGAACCACACGCGCTGCTCCGCTTCGTCGATCCAGTTTTCCAGCAGGCTTGCCGTAGCCACATCGCCGTACTCGTCGCAGAGCGAATGCGTTTCGCGCATATAGCCTGCGAGCGCCAGATTGTCCTCGCGTAACTCGGCGAGCATGTCGGCCGGCGTGACGAATTCCGCGTCGTTGTCGAGAATGCGCTGCAGCCGGGTGATCTGGCCGGTTGAGTGCAGCGTCTTGCCGCCGATCTTGCGCGCGCGTTCCGCGATCGGATCGACTGCCGCGAAGATCTGATCGGACTGGTCGTCGAGCAGCAGGTGATAGTCGCGGAAGTACGGCCCCGACATATGCCAGTGGAAGTTCTTCGTCTTCAGGTACACGGCAAAAACGTCCGCGAGCAACGTGGTCAACGCCCCGGCAATGTCGCGGGTCGCGGCTTCAGTCAGACGAGTCGGTGTTTTCAAGGGCGCCGCGCGATGCGCTGCTGCTTTAAGTGCTTCTTTCATGGAAAATCCCTTTGACTGTATTAATAGGGGCATCTTGCGTTCATGACTGATTCATGACTTCGGGCTGATTGAAGTGTAGGAGCGCCGTGCAGATAAAGTCCTGCAGAAAATGTGAAATGTTCTGAGCGTGTGACAGCGCGGGCCAGGCAGGGATGAAAGGGGTCTTGCTTATCGGCAATCTTTTTTAAGAACTATTAAGGTTCTCGGGGGGGACTCTTTAGAAGGCCG
It encodes:
- a CDS encoding LysR family transcriptional regulator; protein product: MDKILALNTLLEVADAGGFSKAAQRLGVATSSVTRLMDSLEASLGTALLTRTPRKVSLTDAGITYVEQVGKVLDDLAEADESVFDSGASPVGSLRISVPSTYSRLRLAPHLAAFLADNPRVFLDVVVADHFADLALDRIDVAIRIGLPDRDANLIARKLANNLRYVVASYDYLERSGTPQTPQALDAHECLRVAYGGGYRARQVWTFRRGSAETHGEQRGEQQVEQSVEVRGHLLSNSLDILLEAAMAGRGIALLPEWLAGPEIRAGRLMRLFENFDASPHQSDAVIYAAYLPNRRHSSKVRALVQFLEARLHTSPEG
- a CDS encoding Dps family protein, with the translated sequence MKEALKAAAHRAAPLKTPTRLTEAATRDIAGALTTLLADVFAVYLKTKNFHWHMSGPYFRDYHLLLDDQSDQIFAAVDPIAERARKIGGKTLHSTGQITRLQRILDNDAEFVTPADMLAELREDNLALAGYMRETHSLCDEYGDVATASLLENWIDEAEQRVWFLFESGRNA